A window from Nitrospira sp. ND1 encodes these proteins:
- a CDS encoding NADH-quinone oxidoreductase subunit M, which yields MTSFPWLSLIVFLPLAGALLCLLVKAESARWLALGVTVADFALSLPLWWLFDSSTAGMQFVERASWISSPPVQYSLGLDGISFPLVLMTTFLMPFCVTVSWTAIDKRVQLFMSMLLVMETAMLGVFVALDFVLFYVFWEAMLIPMYLLIGVWGGPNRLYAAIKFFLYTLAGSVLLLVAILALYFQGGHTFDILALSRGTYSASLQMWLFLAFFAAFAVKVPMFPFHTWLPDAHVEAPTAGSVILASVLLKMGTYGFLRFTLPMLPDATVSFTKPMIALSIIGIIYGAYMALAQTDIKKLIAYSSVSHMGFVTLGIFVLNIQGIEGAVMQMVNHGITTGGLFLCVGIIYERTHSRQIQDNTGLAGPMPRYALFLMIFALSSLGLPGTNSFVGEFLVLAGTFVWSQFATALAALGVILAAAYILWLMQRVVFGTPSAAHRAHLLDLNARETATLVPLIVLVFALGIFPNPLLSRMHASVTHLLGGPKNPTAAVEQQQAPVTAGKPTAAIAAILSPSSSEQAAAR from the coding sequence GTGACCTCATTCCCCTGGCTGAGTTTGATCGTCTTCCTGCCGTTGGCAGGAGCCCTGTTGTGCCTGCTGGTCAAGGCGGAGTCCGCCCGCTGGCTGGCGCTCGGCGTGACCGTCGCCGACTTTGCACTCTCCCTGCCGCTCTGGTGGCTCTTCGATTCCTCAACCGCCGGGATGCAGTTCGTGGAGCGGGCCTCCTGGATCAGCTCTCCACCGGTGCAATACAGCCTCGGTCTCGACGGCATCAGTTTTCCACTGGTGTTGATGACGACGTTTCTCATGCCCTTTTGCGTCACCGTGTCCTGGACGGCGATTGACAAGCGCGTCCAGCTGTTCATGTCGATGCTGCTGGTCATGGAAACGGCCATGCTAGGAGTGTTCGTGGCCCTGGACTTCGTGCTGTTTTACGTGTTCTGGGAAGCCATGTTGATCCCGATGTATCTGCTCATCGGCGTCTGGGGCGGTCCCAACCGCCTTTATGCGGCGATCAAGTTTTTCCTCTACACCCTGGCCGGCAGCGTGTTGCTCCTGGTTGCGATCCTCGCCCTGTACTTCCAGGGCGGACATACCTTCGACATCCTGGCATTGAGCCGCGGCACCTACAGCGCCTCGCTCCAGATGTGGTTGTTCCTCGCCTTCTTCGCCGCCTTCGCGGTGAAGGTGCCGATGTTTCCCTTCCATACCTGGTTGCCTGATGCGCACGTGGAGGCACCGACCGCAGGCAGCGTGATTCTCGCGAGTGTCCTGCTGAAGATGGGCACGTACGGCTTCCTTCGCTTCACCCTGCCGATGTTGCCGGACGCCACCGTGAGCTTCACCAAGCCGATGATCGCGCTCTCGATCATCGGCATCATTTACGGCGCCTACATGGCCCTGGCCCAGACGGACATCAAGAAACTCATCGCCTACTCCAGCGTCAGCCACATGGGCTTCGTCACCCTGGGGATCTTTGTCCTGAACATTCAGGGCATCGAAGGGGCGGTCATGCAAATGGTGAATCACGGCATCACCACCGGGGGACTCTTTCTGTGCGTCGGAATCATCTACGAACGAACCCACAGCCGCCAGATTCAGGACAATACGGGCCTGGCCGGGCCGATGCCGCGGTATGCGCTCTTCTTGATGATTTTTGCCCTGTCGTCCTTGGGACTTCCGGGCACCAACAGTTTCGTCGGCGAATTTCTCGTCCTGGCCGGCACGTTTGTCTGGAGTCAATTTGCCACGGCCCTGGCCGCACTGGGGGTGATCCTGGCCGCAGCCTACATCCTCTGGCTGATGCAGCGGGTGGTCTTCGGGACCCCGTCTGCCGCCCATCGCGCGCATCTTCTGGACCTGAACGCCCGCGAGACCGCGACACTGGTCCCCTTGATCGTACTCGTGTTCGCGCTGGGAATTTTTCCAAACCCGTTGTTGAGCCGTATGCATGCCAGCGTGACCCATCTGCTTGGCGGTCCGAAGAATCCTACGGCGGCGGTCGAGCAGCAGCAGGCTCCGGTCACCGCAGGCAAGCCGACGGCCGCGATCGCGGCAATCCTTTCTCCCTCATCTTCTGAACAGGCAGCGGCACGATGA